The following proteins are encoded in a genomic region of Cricetulus griseus strain 17A/GY chromosome 7, alternate assembly CriGri-PICRH-1.0, whole genome shotgun sequence:
- the LOC100769257 gene encoding myosin-8 isoform X4 — MSSGSDAEMAIFGEAAPYLRKSEKERIEAQNKPFDAKTSVFVAEPKESYVKSVIQSKDGGKVTVKTESGATLTVKEDQVFPMNPPKYDKIEDMAMMTHLHEPGVLYNLKERYAAWMIYTYSGLFCVTVNPYKWLPVYNPEVVAAYRGKKRQEAPPHIFSISDNAYQFMLTDRENQSILITGESGAGKTVNTKRVIQYFATIAVTGEKKKEESGKMQGTLEDQIISANPLLEAFGNAKTVRNDNSSRFGKFIRIHFGTTGKLASADIETYLLEKSRVTFQLKAERSYHIFYQITSNKKPELIEMLLITTNPYDYAFVSQGEITVPSIDDQEELMATDSAIDILGFSPEEKVSIYKLTGAVMHYGNMKFKQKQREEQAEPDGTEVADKAAYLQNLNSADLLKALCYPRVKVGNEYVTKGQTVQQVYNAVGALAKAVYEKMFLWMVTRINQQLDTKQPRQYFIGVLDIAGFEIFDFNSLEQLCINFTNEKLQQFFNHHMFVLEQEEYKKEGIEWTFIDFGMDLAACIELIEKPLGIFSILEEECMFPKATDTSFKNKLYDQHLGKSNNFQKPKPAKGKAEAHFSLVHYAGTVDYNITGWLDKNKDPLNDTVVGLYQKSAMKTLASLFSTYASAEADGGAKKGAKKKGSSFQTVSALFRENLNKLMTNLRSTHPHFVRCIIPNETKTPGAMEHELVLHQLRCNGVLEGIRICRKGFPSRILYGDFKQRYKVLNASAIPEGQFIDSKKASEKLLGSIDIDHTQYKFGHTKVFFKAGLLGLLEEMRDEKLAQIITRTQAVCRGYLMRVEYQKMLQRREAIFCIQYNVRAFMNVKHWPWMKLFFKIKPLLKSAETEKEMATMKEEFQKTKDELAKSEAKRKELEEKMVTLLKEKNDLQLQVQSEADSLADAEERCEQLIKNKIQLEAKIKEVTERAEDEEEINAELTAKKRKLEDECSELKKDIDDLELTLAKVEKEKHATENKVKNLTEEMAGLDETIAKLTKEKKALQEAHQQTLDDLQAEEDKVNTLSKAKSKLEQQVDDLEGSLEQEKKLRMDLERAKRKLEGDLKLAQESTMDIENDKQQLDEKLKKKEFEISNLISKIEDEQAVEIQLQKKIKELQARIEELEEEIEAERASRAKAEKQRSDLSRELEEISERLEEAGGATSAQVELNKKRETEFQKLRRDLEEATLQHEATSAALRKKHADSMAELGEQIDNLQRVKQKLEKEKSELKMEIDDLSSNAEAIAKAKGNLEKMCRTLEDQVSELKTKEEEQQRLINELTAQRARLQTEAGEYSRQLDEKDALVSQLSRSKQASTQQIEELKRQLEEETKAKNALAHALQSSRHDCDLLREQYEEEQEGKAELQRALSKANSEVAQWRTKYETDAIQRTEELEEAKKKLAQRLQAAEEHVEAVNAKCASLEKTKQRLQNEVEDLMLDVERTNAACAALDKKQRNFDKVLSEWRQKYEETQAELESSQKESRSLSTELFKVKNAYEESLDQLETLKRENKNLQQEISDLTEQIAEGGKHIHELEKIKKQVEQEKCEIQAALEEAEASLEHEEGKILRIQLELNQVKSEIDRKIAEKDEEIDQLKRNHIRVVETMQSTLDAEIRSRNDALRVKKKMEGDLNEMEIQLNHANRLAAESLRNYRNTQGILKDTQLHLDDALRGQEDLKEQLAIVERRANLLQAEIEELRATLEQTERSRKIAEQELLDASERVQLLHTQNTSLINTKKKLENDVSQLQSEVEEVVQESRNAEEKAKKAITDAAMMAEELKKEQDTSAHLERMKKNLEQTVKDLQHRLDEAEQLALKGGKKQIQKLEARVRELEGEVENEQKRNAEAVKGLRKHERRVKELTYQTEEDRKNVLRLQDLVDKLQAKVKSYKRQAEEAEEQSNANLAKFRKLQHELEEAEERADIAESQVNKLRVKSREVHTKISAE, encoded by the exons ATGAGTTCGGGTTCGGACGCGGAGATGGCTATTTTTGGTGAAGCTGCTCCTTACCTTCGAAAATCTGAGAAGGAGCGAATCGAGGCCCAAAACAAGCCTTTTGATGCAAAAACGTCTGTCTTTGTGGCGGAGCCCAAGGAATCCTATGTGAAAAGCGTCATACAAAGCAAGGATGGAGGGAAAGTAACCGTGAAGACAGAAAGCGGAGCA ACTCTCACTGTCAAGGAGGATCAAGTCTTCCCGATGAACCCGCCCAAATATGACAAGATTGAGGACATGGCAATGATGACCCACCTCCATGAGCCCGGAGTGCTGTACAACCTCAAAGAGCGATACGCAGCCTGGATGATCTAT acTTACTCGGGCCTCTTCTGTGTCACCGTCAACCCCTACAAGTGGCTGCCGGTGTACAACCCCGAGGTGGTGGCAGCCTACAGAGGCAAAAAGCGCCAGGAGGCCCCGCCCCACATCTTCTCCATCTCTGACAACGCCTACCAGTTCATGCTGACAG ATCGTGAGAATCAGTCCATCCTGATCAC TGGAGAATCCGGGGCCGGGAAGACTGTGAACACGAAGCGTGTCATCCAGTACTTTGCAACAATTGCAGTCactggggagaagaagaaggaggagtcTGGCAAAATGCAG GGGACTCTGGAAGATCAAATCATCAGCGCTAACCCCCTGCTGGAGGCTTTTGGCAATGCCAAGACTGTGAGGAATGACAACTCCTCTCGCTTT GGCAAATTCATTAGAATCCACTTTGGTACCACTGGGAAACTGGCGTCAGCTGACATTGAAACAT ATCTTCTGGAGAAGTCTAGAGTCACTTTCCAGCTAAAAGCTGAAAGAAGCTACCACATTTTTTACCAGATCACTTCCAACAAGAAGCCAGAGCTGATTG AAATGCTCCTGATCACCACCAACCCGTATGACTACGCCTTTGTCAGTCAGGGGGAGATCACAGTGCCCAGCATTGATGACCAAGAAGAGTTGATGGCCACAGAT AGTGCCATTGACATTCTGGGCTTCTCACCTGAAGAGAAAGTGTCCATCTACAAACTCACAGGGGCCGTGATGCATTATGGGAACATGAAGTTCAAGCAAAAGCAGCGTGAGGAGCAAGCTGAGCCAGATGGCACCGAAG TGGCTGACAAGGCTGCCTATCTTCAGAATCTAAACTCTGCTGACCTGCTCAAAGCCCTCTGCTACCCCAGGGTCAAAGTTGGCAATGAGTACGTCACCAAAGGGCAGACTGTGCAACAA GTGTACAATGCAGTGGGTGCCCTGGCCAAAGCAGTCTATGAGAAGATGTTCCTGTGGATGGTCACCCGCATCAACCAGCAACTGGACACCAAGCAGCCCAGGCAGTACTTCATCGGGGTCTTGGACATTGCTGGCTTTGAGATCTTTGAT TTCAACAGCCTGGAGCAGCTGTGCATCAATTTCACCAACGAGAAACTGCAACAGTTTTTCAACCACCACATGTTCGTGCTAGAGCAGGAGGAGTACAAGAAGGAAGGCATCGAGTGGACCTTCATCGACTTCGGGATGGACCTGGCTGCCTGCATTGAGCTCATTGAGAAG CCACTGGGCATCTTCTCTATCCTGGAAGAGGAGTGCATGTTCCCCAAGGCGACAGACACCTCCTTCAAGAACAAGCTGTATGACCAGCACCTGGGAAAGTCCAACAACTTCCAGAAGCCCAAGCCTGCCAAAGGCAAGGCTGAAGCCCACTTCTCGCTGGTGCACTATGCTGGCACCGTGGACTACAACATCACTGGCTGGCTGGACAAGAACAAGGACCCTTTGAATGACACCGTGGTGGGGCTGTACCAGAAATCAGCAATGAAAACTCTGGCCAGCCTCTTTTCCACATACGCCAGTGCTGAAGCAG ATGGTGGTGCAAAGAAAGGGGCAAAGAAGAAGGGCTCTTCTTTCCAGACCGTGTCAGCCCTTTTCAGG GAAAACTTAAATAAACTGATGACCAACCTGAGAAGTACACACCCTCACTTCGTACGGTGTATCATTCCCAATGAAACGAAAACCCCTG GCGCCATGGAGCATGAACTGGTCCTGCACCAGCTGAGGTGTAACGGTGTGCTGGAAGGCATCCGCATCTGCCGCAAGGGGTTCCCCAGCAGGATCCTGTATGGGGACTTTAAACAGAG ATACAAAGTTTTAAATGCAAGTGCTATACCAGAGGGACAGTTCATTGACAGCAAGAAGGCCTCAGAGAAGCTCCTAGGCTCTATTGATATTGACCACACCCAGTATAAATTTGGACACACCAAG GTTTTCTTCAAAGCTGGCCTcttgggtctcctggaagaaATGAGAGATGAAAAGTTGGCCCAAATTATCACCAGAACCCAAGCCGTCTGTAGGGGATACCTAATGAGAGTGGAGTATCAGAAGATGCTGCAGAGGAG AGAAGCCATCTTCTGCATCCAGTACAATGTCCGTGCTTTCATGAATGTCAAGCACTGGCCCTGGATGAAGCTCTTCTTCAAGATCAAGCCTCTGCTGAAGAGCGCAGAGACCGAGAAGGAGATGGCCACCATGAAGGAAGAGTTCCAGAAAACCAAAGATGAGCTCGCCAAGTCGGAGGCAAAGAGGAAGGAGCTGGAGGAAAAAATGGTCACACTCCTCAAGGAAAAAAATGACCTGCAGCTCCAGGTTCAATCT GAAGCAGACAGCTTGGCTGATGCTGAAGAAAGGTGTGAACAATTgatcaaaaacaaaatccaactgGAGGCTAAAATCAAAGAGGTGACAGAGAGAgctgaggatgaggaggagatcAACGCTGAGCTGACAGCCAAGAAGAGAAAGCTGGAGGATGAGTGCTCAGAGCTGAAGAAAGACATTGATGACCTTGAGCTGACACTGGCCAAGGTTGAGAAGGAGAAGCATGCCACAGAGAACAAG GTGAAAAATCTCACAGAGGAGATGGCCGGCCTGGACGAAACCATCGCCAAGCTGACCAAGGAGAAGAAGGCCCTCCAAGAGGCCCACCAGCAGACCCTGGATGACCTGCAGGCAGAGGAGGACAAAGTCAACACCCTGAGCAAAGCCAAAAGCAAGCTTGAGCAGCAAGTGGATGAT CTTGAAGGATCgctagagcaagaaaagaaactgaggaTGGACTTAGAAAGAGCCAAGAGAAAACTGGAGGGGGACCTCAAACTGGCCCAAGAATCCACAATGGACATAGAAAATGACAAACAGCAACTTGATGAGAAGCTTAAAAA GAAAGAGTTTGAAATCAGCAATTTGATAAGCAAAATTGAAGATGAGCAAGCAGTAGAAATCCAGCTGCAGAAGAAGATCAAAGAGTTGCAG GCCCGCATTGAGGAGCTAGAGGAGGAAATCGAGGCAGAGCGGGCTTCCAGGGCCAAAGCAGAGAAACAGCGCTCTGACCTCTCCCGGGAACTGGAGGAGATCAGTGAGAGGCTGGAAGAAGCCGGCGGAGCCACTTCTGCTCAGGTGGAGCTAAACAAGAAGCGGGAAACTGAGTTCCAGAAACTTCGCAGGGACCTGGAGGAGGCCACCCTTCAGCATGAAGCCACATCAGCCGCACTTCGGAAGAAGCACGCGGACAGTATGGCGGAGCTTGGGGAGCAGATCGACAACCTGCAGAGGGTCAAGCAGAagctggagaaggagaagagcgAGCTGAAGATGGAGATCGATGACCTTAGCAGTAATGCAGAGGCTATCGCCAAAGCCAAG GGAAACCTTGAAAAGATGTGCCGCACTCTGGAGGACCAGGTGAGTGAGCTGAAGACcaaggaggaggagcagcagcgGCTGATCAACGAGCTGACGGCCCAGAGAGCACGCCTGCAGACGGAAGCAG GTGAATATTCCCGACAGTTAGATGAGAAGGATGCTTTAGTCTCTCAGCTGTcaagaagcaagcaagcatctACCCAGCAGATTGAGGAGCTGAAGCGTCAGCTTGAGGAAGAAACCAAG GCCAAGAACGCGCTGGCCCACGCCCTGCAGTCTTCCCGCCATGACTGTGACCTGCTGCGGGAACAGTatgaggaggagcaggaaggcaAAGCCGAACTGCAGAGGGCGCTGTCCAAGGCCAACAGTGAGGTGGCCCAGTGGAGGACCAAATATGAGACGGATGCCATCCAGCGCAcggaggagctggaggaagccAA GAAGAAGCTGGCTCAGCGTCTGCAGGCGGCTGAGGAGCACGTAGAAGCCGTGAACGCCAAGTGTGCTTCCCTGGAGAAGACGAAGCAGAGGCTGCAGAATGAGGTAGAAGACCTCATGCTGGATGTAGAGAGGACCAACGCAGCCTGTGCTGCCCtggacaagaagcagagaaactTCGACAAG GTTCTATCAGAATGGAGACAGAAGTATGAAGAGACTCAAGCTGAGCTTGAGTCTTCCCAGAAGGAGTCCCGTTCTCTCAGCACGGAGCTGTTCAAGGTGAAGAACGCCTACGAGGAGTCTCTAGATCAACTGGAGACActaaagagagaaaacaagaatcTGCAGC AGGAGATTTCTGACCTGACTGAGCAGATTGCAGAGGGAGGGAAGCATATCCATGAgctggagaaaataaagaaacaagtgGAACAAGAGAAATGTGAGATCCAGGCCGCCTTAGAAGAAGCAGAG GCATCCCTGGAGCATGAAGAGGGGAAGATCCTGCGCATCCAGCTGGAGCTGAACCAAGTCAAGTCTGAGATCGACAGGAAGATTGCCGAGAAGGATGAGGAGATCGACCAGCTGAAGAGAAACCACATCAGAGTTGTGGAGACGATGCAGAGCACACTGGACGCGGAGATCAGGAGCAGGAACGATGCTCTGAGAGTCAAGAAGAAGATGGAGGGAGATCTGAATGAGATGGAAATCCAGCTGAACCATGCCAACCGCTTGGCTGCTGAGAGCTTGAGGAACTACAGGAACACCCAAGGCATCCTGAAG GACACCCAGCTGCACCTGGATGATGCTCTCCGGGGCCAGGAGGATCTGAAAGAGCAACTGGCGATTGTGGAGCGCAGAGCCAACCTGCTGCAGGCTGAGATCGAGGAGCTGCGGGCCACGCTGGAGCAGacagagaggagcaggaagattgcGGAGCAGGAGCTGCTGGATGCCAGTGAGCGCGTGCAGCTCCTCCACACCCAG AACACGAGCCTCATCAACACCAAGAAGAAGTTGGAAAACGACGTTTCGCAGCTCCAGAGCGAGGTAGAAGAAGTGGTTCAAGAGTCACGAAATGCAGAAGAGAAGGCCAAGAAAGCCATCACCGAT GCCGCCATGATGGCGGAGGAGCTGAAGAAGGAGCAGGACACCAGCGCCCACCTGGAGCGGATGAAGAAGAACCTGGAGCAGACGGTGAAGGACCTGCAGCACCGTCTAGACGAGGCCGAGCAGCTGGCGCTGAAGGGCGGCAAGAAGCAGATCCAGAAACTGGAGGCCAGG GTCCGTGAACTTGAAGGAGAGGTTGAAAATGAACAGAAACGTAACGCTGAGGCTGTGAAAGGGTTAAGAAAACACGAGCGAAGAGTAAAGGAACTTACCTACCAG ACTGAGGAGGACCGAAAGAATGTGCTCAGGCTGCAGGACTTGGTGGACAAATTACAGGCGAAGGTGAAATCCTACAAGAGACAAGCTGAGGAAGCT